In one window of Nocardiopsis aegyptia DNA:
- a CDS encoding thiolase family protein: MPRTARDVVFVDGVRTPFGKSGKGLYAETRADDMIVRVIRELMRRNPGLPPERIDEVAIAATTQIGDQGLTIGRSAAILAGLPKSVPGYAIDRMCAGALTAVTTSGAGIAFGAYDVVIAGGVEHMGRHPMGEGVDPNPRFLSEKLVDPSALVMGNTAENLHDRFPTITKERADAYAVRSQEKVAKAYADGKIQPDLVEMLVRSLEQGFGLATQDEPPRPGTSMESLAGLKTPFRAHGNVTPGNAAGLNDGATGAILAAEDVAAELGLSSKMRLVDFSFTGVEPEVMGVGPVPATEKLLARQGLGIDDIGLIEINEAFAVQVLAFLEHFGIADDDARVNPWGGAIALGHPLASSGVRLMMQLSRLFAERPDVRYGLTTMCVGMGMGGTVLWENTNYEGGK, translated from the coding sequence GTGCCGCGAACTGCCCGCGATGTCGTGTTTGTCGACGGGGTCCGCACCCCGTTCGGCAAGTCAGGCAAGGGCCTCTACGCCGAGACACGCGCCGACGACATGATCGTCCGTGTCATCCGCGAGCTGATGCGCCGCAACCCGGGTCTGCCGCCCGAGCGCATCGACGAGGTCGCCATCGCCGCCACCACCCAGATCGGTGACCAGGGCCTGACGATCGGGCGCAGCGCCGCGATCCTCGCCGGTCTGCCCAAGAGCGTCCCCGGCTACGCCATCGACCGCATGTGCGCCGGTGCGCTCACGGCCGTCACCACCTCCGGCGCGGGCATCGCCTTCGGCGCCTACGACGTCGTGATCGCCGGCGGCGTCGAGCACATGGGCCGCCACCCCATGGGCGAGGGCGTGGACCCCAACCCGCGCTTCCTCTCCGAGAAGCTGGTCGACCCCAGCGCGCTGGTCATGGGCAACACCGCCGAGAACCTGCACGACCGGTTCCCGACCATCACCAAGGAGCGCGCCGACGCCTACGCGGTGCGCAGCCAGGAGAAGGTCGCCAAGGCCTACGCCGACGGCAAGATCCAGCCCGACCTGGTCGAGATGCTGGTCCGCTCCCTGGAGCAGGGCTTCGGCCTGGCCACCCAGGACGAGCCGCCGCGGCCCGGCACGAGCATGGAGTCGCTCGCCGGCCTCAAGACCCCGTTCCGCGCCCACGGCAACGTGACGCCCGGTAACGCGGCCGGCCTCAACGACGGTGCCACCGGCGCCATCCTGGCCGCCGAGGACGTCGCCGCCGAGCTCGGCCTGAGCTCCAAGATGCGCCTGGTCGACTTCTCCTTCACCGGTGTCGAGCCCGAGGTCATGGGTGTCGGCCCGGTCCCCGCCACGGAGAAGCTGCTCGCCCGCCAGGGCCTGGGCATCGACGACATCGGCCTGATCGAGATCAACGAGGCCTTCGCCGTCCAGGTGCTCGCCTTCCTGGAGCACTTCGGCATCGCCGACGACGACGCCCGCGTCAACCCGTGGGGCGGCGCGATCGCCCTCGGCCACCCGCTGGCCTCCTCCGGCGTCCGCCTGATGATGCAGCTCTCGCGTCTGTTCGCCGAGCGTCCCGACGTCCGCTACGGCCTGACCACCATGTGCGTCGGCATGGGCATGGGCGGAACCGTCCTGTGGGAGAACACCAACTACGAGGGGGGCAAGTAA
- a CDS encoding 3-hydroxyacyl-CoA dehydrogenase NAD-binding domain-containing protein, with translation MATEQSHPSPATTLNGDASRHGHLSELFSDEVVTNAISRDVELPYGAGTAVLITLDNGHDHTKPNTFGPGGLLSLDAQIEAARARTDIVAVAITGKPFIFAVGADLTGVPKIETRDQAHAIGKLGHDVFRKLGELDVPTFALVNGAAMGGGTEVALHCTYRTISSGVPALALPEAFLGLVPGWGGTYLLPHLIGAEKALKLIVDNPLAQNKMIKGTQAFEMGIADAMFEPADFVEESLRWAAQVIKGDVTVERPEVDKGEAWDNAVNMARFVVEGKLHGAAPAPVRAVELVAEAKNRTRDEGFAAEDDALADLIMSDELTSGLYAFDLVQKRAKRPAGAPDKSLARKVTKVGVVGAGLMAGQLALLFARRLDVPVVMTDLDQERLDKGVAYVHGEVDKLLKKGRINGDKANHLKALVTGSLTKDAFSDADFVIEAVFEKMEVKQQVFAEVEAVVSPEAILATNTSSLSITEMASKLQHPERVVGFHFFNPVAVLPLLEIIRGERTDDAALATAFGTARKLKKTAVLCKDAPAFVVNRLLTLFMGEVLGAVGEGTEPEVADRAVAPLGLPMSPLMLLQLVGPAVALHVSETLHEAFPERFAVSSELAEIVKEGKTAIFAPDLTIDPEVKKLFSGGDRPSEESEILDRALRALAREIRIMLDEGVVAEAADIDLCLITGAGWPFHTGGITPYLDRAGVSEAVNGQRFHEGAPKAL, from the coding sequence ATGGCTACCGAGCAGTCCCACCCGTCACCCGCCACCACCCTCAACGGAGACGCTTCGCGTCACGGTCATCTTTCGGAACTGTTCAGCGACGAGGTCGTCACCAACGCGATCTCGCGTGACGTCGAGCTCCCCTACGGCGCCGGCACGGCCGTCCTGATCACGCTGGACAACGGCCACGACCACACCAAGCCGAACACGTTCGGCCCCGGCGGCCTGCTGAGCCTGGACGCCCAGATCGAGGCGGCCCGGGCGCGCACCGACATCGTGGCCGTCGCGATCACCGGCAAGCCGTTCATCTTCGCCGTGGGCGCGGACCTGACCGGTGTGCCCAAGATCGAGACCCGCGACCAGGCGCACGCCATCGGCAAGCTGGGACACGACGTCTTCCGCAAGCTGGGCGAACTGGACGTACCGACGTTCGCACTGGTCAACGGCGCGGCGATGGGCGGCGGCACCGAGGTGGCGCTGCACTGCACGTACCGCACCATCTCCTCGGGCGTCCCGGCGCTCGCGCTGCCCGAGGCCTTCCTCGGGCTCGTCCCGGGCTGGGGCGGCACGTACCTGCTGCCGCACCTGATCGGCGCGGAGAAGGCCCTCAAGCTCATCGTCGACAACCCGCTCGCCCAGAACAAGATGATCAAGGGCACGCAGGCGTTCGAGATGGGCATCGCCGACGCGATGTTCGAGCCCGCCGACTTCGTCGAGGAGTCCCTGCGCTGGGCCGCCCAGGTCATCAAGGGCGACGTCACGGTGGAGCGCCCCGAGGTCGACAAGGGCGAGGCCTGGGACAACGCGGTCAACATGGCCCGGTTCGTGGTCGAGGGCAAGCTGCACGGCGCCGCCCCGGCTCCGGTCCGCGCGGTCGAGCTGGTCGCCGAGGCCAAGAACCGCACGCGCGACGAGGGCTTCGCCGCCGAGGACGACGCACTGGCCGACCTCATCATGAGCGACGAGCTCACGTCGGGCCTGTACGCGTTCGACCTGGTCCAGAAGCGCGCCAAGCGCCCCGCGGGCGCACCGGACAAGTCGCTGGCGCGCAAGGTCACCAAGGTGGGCGTCGTCGGCGCCGGCCTGATGGCCGGGCAGCTGGCGCTGCTGTTCGCCCGCCGTCTGGACGTGCCGGTCGTCATGACCGACCTGGACCAGGAGCGCCTGGACAAGGGCGTGGCCTACGTCCACGGCGAGGTCGACAAGCTCCTGAAGAAGGGGCGGATCAACGGCGACAAGGCCAACCACCTCAAGGCCCTGGTCACGGGTTCGCTGACCAAGGACGCCTTCTCGGACGCCGACTTCGTCATCGAGGCCGTCTTCGAGAAGATGGAGGTGAAGCAGCAGGTCTTCGCCGAGGTGGAGGCGGTCGTCTCCCCGGAGGCGATCCTGGCCACCAACACCTCGTCGCTGTCCATCACCGAGATGGCGTCCAAGCTCCAGCACCCCGAGCGGGTCGTGGGCTTCCACTTCTTCAACCCGGTCGCCGTCCTGCCGCTGCTGGAGATCATCCGCGGCGAGCGGACCGACGACGCGGCGCTGGCCACGGCCTTCGGCACGGCCCGGAAGCTGAAGAAGACCGCGGTGCTGTGCAAGGACGCTCCGGCGTTCGTCGTCAACCGCCTGCTCACCCTGTTCATGGGCGAGGTGCTGGGCGCGGTCGGCGAGGGCACCGAGCCCGAGGTCGCCGACCGCGCGGTCGCGCCCCTGGGCCTGCCGATGTCGCCGCTCATGCTGCTCCAGCTGGTCGGCCCGGCGGTGGCGCTGCACGTGTCCGAGACCCTGCACGAGGCCTTCCCCGAGCGGTTCGCGGTCTCGTCCGAGCTCGCCGAGATCGTGAAGGAGGGCAAGACCGCGATCTTCGCCCCCGACCTCACGATCGACCCGGAGGTCAAGAAGCTCTTCAGCGGCGGCGACCGGCCCTCCGAGGAGAGCGAGATCCTGGACCGGGCGCTGCGCGCGCTGGCCAGGGAGATCCGGATCATGCTGGACGAGGGTGTGGTGGCCGAGGCCGCCGACATCGACCTGTGCCTGATCACGGGCGCGGGCTGGCCGTTCCACACGGGCGGCATCACGCCGTACCTGGACCGCGCCGGCGTGTCCGAGGCCGTCAACGGCCAGCGGTTCCACGAGGGCGCCCCGAAGGCCCTCTAG
- a CDS encoding MMPL family transporter, with product MTTSPSTQPPRARTAALPEHPGFLSRLGGGLARRPGWVILVSAALALVGLLLAAGTMDRLLLSRFESPGSESLRVEQALESEFGTGKHHFLLLVTAQEGTVDDPAVVEAATAVERELAQREGVAEVASYWSRGDSPAMRSEDGTRALVTVRMEGTVTEARTALGEISPDFTRQGEVISVAVGGGDEVFRQAAAQAQADFVRAELIILPLVFVLLLVLYRRISVAALTLAMGLFSVVTTLALLRGVTYLTDVSTFAANLTLVMGIGLGVDYSLFVINRFREELARGRDVPEAVRIAVARAGRTVAFSGLTVAVALSCLVLFPFPFLQSFAYAGVGVVLTSVFAALVILPAALARLGHRVRPKREPRADSGWWHSMSLRMMRRPLLYGVPALGLVLLLASPVAGLDFGLPDARVLPQGTSSRDVQDRIEEEFAQEEMDAVQVLVDLPGREAGAAEIHAYASALSEVEGVDQVDALTGSYADGRALSGPQPDAVERFGSAGATWLSAVPEAEALDDAAGLIDRVRDVPAPAATEIGGYPADLTDFREALLGQVPLVFGLILAITFVILFLMTGSLLLPAKAIVLNVLSLAVMFGVIVWIFQEGNLSGLLGFTANGTLETTFPILMFCIAFGLSMDYEVFMLSRIKEEYDATGDTTGAVAAGLQRSGPLVTAAAAVLAASFATYASSSVLYLLMLAVGMAVVIIVDATLIRAVLVPVFMRLAGPANWWAPAPLRRLQARYGIREG from the coding sequence ATGACCACGTCACCGTCGACACAGCCGCCGCGCGCCCGCACGGCGGCGCTCCCGGAGCACCCCGGGTTCCTCTCCCGCCTCGGCGGGGGACTGGCCCGCCGACCGGGGTGGGTGATCCTGGTCAGCGCCGCACTGGCACTGGTCGGCCTGCTGCTGGCGGCCGGCACGATGGACCGCCTGCTGCTCAGCCGGTTCGAGAGCCCGGGTTCGGAGTCGCTGCGGGTGGAGCAGGCTCTGGAGTCGGAGTTCGGCACGGGCAAGCACCACTTCCTGCTGCTGGTCACCGCGCAGGAGGGCACGGTCGACGACCCGGCCGTGGTCGAGGCGGCGACCGCCGTCGAGCGGGAGCTGGCCCAGCGCGAGGGCGTCGCCGAGGTGGCGTCGTACTGGTCGCGCGGCGACTCACCGGCCATGCGCTCCGAGGACGGCACGCGGGCGCTGGTGACCGTGCGCATGGAGGGCACGGTCACCGAGGCCCGCACCGCGCTGGGCGAGATCTCCCCGGACTTCACCCGGCAGGGCGAGGTCATCAGCGTGGCGGTCGGCGGCGGCGACGAGGTCTTCCGGCAGGCGGCCGCTCAGGCCCAGGCCGACTTCGTCCGCGCCGAGCTGATCATCCTCCCGCTCGTGTTCGTACTGCTGCTGGTCCTCTACCGGCGGATCTCCGTGGCCGCCCTCACCCTGGCCATGGGTCTGTTCTCGGTGGTCACCACGCTCGCCCTGCTGCGCGGGGTCACCTATCTCACCGACGTGTCCACGTTCGCCGCCAACCTGACCCTGGTCATGGGCATCGGGCTCGGCGTGGACTACAGCCTGTTCGTCATCAACCGGTTCCGTGAGGAGCTGGCCCGGGGGCGCGACGTGCCCGAGGCGGTACGGATCGCGGTGGCCCGGGCCGGGCGCACGGTGGCCTTCAGCGGCCTCACCGTCGCGGTCGCCCTCTCCTGCCTGGTGCTCTTCCCCTTCCCGTTCCTGCAGTCCTTCGCCTACGCCGGGGTCGGGGTGGTGCTGACCTCGGTGTTCGCGGCGCTGGTGATCCTGCCCGCCGCCCTGGCCAGGCTCGGCCACCGGGTGCGGCCCAAGCGCGAGCCGCGCGCCGACAGCGGCTGGTGGCACAGCATGTCGCTGCGGATGATGCGCCGTCCCCTGCTGTACGGCGTTCCGGCGCTGGGCCTGGTCCTGCTGCTGGCCTCGCCCGTGGCCGGACTGGACTTCGGGCTGCCCGACGCGCGAGTCCTGCCGCAGGGCACCTCCAGCCGCGACGTGCAGGACCGGATCGAGGAGGAGTTCGCCCAGGAGGAGATGGACGCCGTCCAGGTCCTGGTGGACCTGCCGGGGCGGGAGGCCGGCGCGGCCGAGATCCACGCCTACGCGAGCGCGCTGTCGGAGGTGGAGGGCGTCGACCAGGTGGACGCCCTGACCGGCAGCTACGCCGACGGCCGGGCGCTGTCCGGGCCGCAGCCCGACGCGGTGGAGCGGTTCGGGTCGGCCGGGGCGACCTGGCTCTCCGCCGTGCCCGAGGCCGAGGCACTGGACGACGCGGCCGGCCTCATCGACCGCGTCCGTGACGTTCCGGCCCCGGCCGCCACCGAGATCGGCGGCTACCCGGCCGACCTCACCGACTTCCGGGAGGCCCTGCTGGGCCAGGTGCCGCTGGTGTTCGGGCTGATCCTCGCGATCACCTTCGTCATCCTCTTCCTCATGACGGGCAGCCTGCTGTTGCCCGCCAAGGCGATCGTGCTCAACGTGCTCAGCCTGGCGGTGATGTTCGGCGTGATCGTGTGGATCTTCCAGGAGGGGAACCTGTCGGGCCTGCTGGGGTTCACCGCCAACGGGACGCTGGAGACGACGTTCCCGATCCTGATGTTCTGCATCGCCTTCGGCCTGTCCATGGACTACGAGGTGTTCATGCTGTCCAGGATCAAGGAGGAGTACGACGCGACCGGTGACACCACGGGCGCGGTCGCGGCGGGCCTGCAGCGCAGCGGCCCGCTGGTGACCGCCGCCGCGGCCGTCCTGGCGGCGTCGTTCGCCACCTACGCGTCCTCCAGCGTCCTCTACCTGCTGATGCTGGCGGTCGGCATGGCCGTGGTCATCATCGTGGACGCCACGCTCATCAGGGCGGTCCTGGTACCGGTGTTCATGCGCCTGGCGGGACCGGCCAACTGGTGGGCGCCGGCGCCGCTCAGGCGCCTCCAGGCGCGGTACGGGATCAGGGAGGGCTGA
- a CDS encoding MMPL family transporter gives MRTHMGIFGRLGLAAHRRRWWVLVATALFAAFAAVWGSAVFSDVSESGFEDPDSESARAVRVLEDELGHDDVDVVAVYRSDEMRVDNPSFAAAVERVVDALPEDAVAEADTYLDEDLGETERGMLVSEDMHATYVPVTLSGADHTERLHQYDEVAEVLESSQLDVHLGGPVAVESELSATAESDVVRAELVTLPILLLLLVLIFGGLIAGLVPLAVGGLAILGSLTALRALTYVTEVSVFAINVATILGLGLAIDYGLFLVSRFREETGRGRPIAEAVGRTVDTAGRTVAFSGVTVGIAFAGLLFFPQPILQSIGWGGIAVVAFDLVAALVFLPALLSVVGPRIDSLRIPLPRRTVTGALHERAGGWARLARTVMRGPAVSLVAVGGVLLVFGSGLASAQLGSTDQRYLPEDAGSRIATESLTDDFPAGGLGRLHVAVVGDVAEDDLEDYAERLADLPEAALASVERTGDGIAHVLVAYEGASDSPEIEGLVADVRSAPLPEGAEEVLVGGVAAMQTDNVAAIVEAVPVTVAFVATATLLLLFLAFGSVVLPVKAVLMGALSLSASLGLVVWGFQEGAFAAVLGFDAVGTIDPTYLVLITIVSFGLAMDYELFLLSRVREEYLRSGDNTASVALGLQRTGRIITSAALLLVVVLLAMGTSGLLFLKVIGIGLALAVVVDATLVRAVMVPATMRLLGGANWWLPRPLRWVHDRIGISEGGGEEDEPELPAAPRPTGRELERI, from the coding sequence CGCCGCGGTCTGGGGTTCGGCGGTGTTCTCCGACGTCAGCGAGAGCGGCTTCGAGGACCCTGACTCGGAGTCGGCGCGGGCCGTGCGGGTCCTGGAGGACGAACTCGGCCACGACGACGTCGATGTCGTCGCGGTCTACCGCAGCGACGAGATGCGGGTGGACAACCCGTCCTTCGCCGCGGCCGTGGAGCGCGTCGTGGACGCCCTGCCCGAGGACGCCGTCGCCGAGGCCGACACCTACCTCGACGAGGACCTGGGTGAGACCGAGCGAGGCATGCTCGTCTCCGAGGACATGCACGCCACCTACGTGCCGGTGACCCTGTCCGGCGCGGACCACACCGAGCGCCTCCACCAGTACGACGAGGTCGCCGAGGTGCTGGAGTCCAGCCAGCTCGACGTCCACCTGGGCGGGCCCGTGGCGGTGGAGAGCGAGCTCTCGGCCACCGCCGAGAGCGACGTCGTGCGCGCCGAACTGGTCACCCTGCCGATTCTGCTGCTCCTGCTCGTCCTGATCTTCGGCGGCCTGATCGCCGGGCTGGTGCCCCTGGCCGTCGGCGGCCTGGCCATCCTCGGCTCCCTCACCGCCCTGCGCGCCCTGACCTACGTCACCGAGGTGTCGGTGTTCGCGATCAACGTCGCCACCATCCTGGGCCTGGGCCTGGCGATCGACTACGGTCTGTTCCTGGTCAGCCGGTTCCGCGAGGAGACGGGTCGCGGCCGGCCGATCGCCGAGGCGGTGGGGCGGACCGTGGACACCGCGGGCCGCACGGTGGCCTTCTCCGGCGTCACCGTGGGCATCGCCTTCGCGGGCCTGCTCTTCTTCCCCCAGCCGATCCTGCAGTCGATCGGCTGGGGCGGCATCGCGGTCGTGGCCTTCGACCTGGTGGCCGCGCTCGTGTTCCTGCCCGCGCTGCTGTCCGTGGTCGGGCCCCGGATCGACAGCCTGCGCATCCCCCTGCCGCGCCGAACCGTCACCGGCGCGCTGCACGAGCGGGCCGGCGGCTGGGCCCGGCTGGCCCGCACGGTGATGCGCGGACCCGCGGTCTCGCTGGTCGCGGTCGGAGGCGTGCTCCTGGTCTTCGGCTCGGGGCTGGCCTCGGCCCAGCTCGGCTCCACCGACCAGCGCTACCTGCCCGAGGACGCCGGGAGCCGGATCGCGACCGAGTCGCTGACCGACGACTTCCCCGCCGGCGGCCTGGGACGGCTGCACGTGGCGGTGGTCGGCGACGTCGCCGAGGACGACCTGGAGGACTACGCCGAGCGGCTCGCGGACCTGCCCGAGGCCGCTCTGGCCTCGGTGGAGCGCACCGGGGACGGCATCGCGCACGTCCTGGTCGCCTACGAGGGCGCGTCGGACTCACCGGAGATCGAGGGCCTGGTCGCCGACGTGCGGTCCGCGCCGCTGCCGGAGGGGGCCGAGGAGGTCCTCGTGGGCGGAGTGGCCGCCATGCAGACGGACAACGTGGCGGCGATCGTCGAGGCGGTGCCCGTCACGGTCGCCTTCGTGGCCACGGCGACCCTGCTGCTGCTCTTCCTCGCCTTCGGGTCCGTGGTGCTGCCGGTCAAGGCGGTCCTGATGGGTGCTCTGTCACTGAGCGCGTCCCTGGGGCTGGTGGTGTGGGGGTTCCAGGAGGGCGCGTTCGCGGCCGTGCTGGGCTTCGACGCCGTCGGCACCATCGACCCCACCTACCTCGTCCTGATCACCATCGTCTCGTTCGGGCTGGCGATGGACTACGAGCTGTTCCTGCTCAGCCGGGTGCGCGAGGAGTACCTGCGCAGTGGGGACAACACCGCGTCGGTGGCACTGGGGCTGCAGCGCACGGGGCGGATCATCACCAGCGCGGCACTGCTGCTCGTGGTGGTCCTGCTGGCCATGGGGACCTCCGGCCTGCTGTTCCTGAAGGTGATCGGGATCGGCCTGGCGCTGGCGGTGGTCGTGGACGCCACGCTCGTGCGGGCCGTCATGGTGCCGGCGACGATGCGCCTGCTCGGCGGTGCCAACTGGTGGCTGCCCCGGCCGCTTCGGTGGGTGCACGACCGCATCGGCATCTCCGAGGGCGGGGGCGAGGAGGACGAGCCGGAGCTCCCCGCCGCGCCGCGGCCGACCGGCCGCGAGCTGGAGCGCATCTAG
- a CDS encoding MarR family winged helix-turn-helix transcriptional regulator produces the protein MSTAEWDTPLWHMTGFRLIKLGELVQATTAAVFGSLEITSRQFHVLSAAASLPTPSQKELSRVLGVDPNVMVGLVDDLEAQGLAERVRNPQDRRRYIVTPTDKARRLLEESYAVVAGAEKELFASLSDQERADLHELAGRMLTANPRVTKHE, from the coding sequence ATGAGCACCGCCGAATGGGACACACCCCTGTGGCACATGACCGGTTTCCGGCTGATCAAGCTGGGCGAACTGGTCCAGGCGACGACCGCGGCGGTCTTCGGCTCCCTGGAGATCACCTCGCGCCAGTTCCACGTGCTGTCGGCCGCCGCGTCCCTGCCCACGCCCTCCCAGAAGGAGCTGAGCCGGGTGCTGGGCGTGGACCCCAACGTGATGGTCGGCCTCGTCGACGACCTGGAGGCCCAGGGGCTGGCCGAGCGGGTCCGCAACCCCCAGGACCGGCGGCGCTACATCGTCACCCCCACGGACAAGGCCCGGCGGCTGCTGGAGGAGTCCTACGCCGTCGTGGCCGGCGCCGAGAAGGAGCTGTTCGCCTCGCTGTCGGACCAGGAGCGCGCGGACCTGCACGAGCTCGCCGGGCGCATGCTCACCGCCAACCCCCGGGTGACCAAGCACGAGTAG
- the iscB gene encoding RNA-guided endonuclease IscB — protein MFVLDRSGTPSQPCHPTRARKLLATGRAVVHRHTPFVIRLRDRTIEDSEVDGVELGIDPGSKHTGIAVFTHQGGERRGRYAIQLDHRGSRIRKKLAQRANYRRRRRTSDLRYRPPRFDNRTRPRGWLPPSLQHRVDTTTSWVDRHTRWAPVEAVHVERVAFDTHVLSVAEPLEGAEYQQGTLHGYEVRDYLLSKCGRACLYCGATNVPLNIDHVHPRSRGGTDRVSNLVLACVPCNQAKNDRPVEEFAPGAATRVHQRAKAPLADAAAVNATRWALWLALDARLPTRVGTGGRTKWNRTLNQLPKSHTLDALCVGKVEKVTQTVRTVLVAGCAGRGTYARTRPDKHGFPRLRLPRTKGFFEFATGDLVRAVVPKGKKAGAHTGRVAVRASGSFSITTAHGIVQGINHRHLRLLQRADGYAYTIREEEGVSSRP, from the coding sequence GTGTTCGTGCTCGATAGGAGCGGCACCCCGTCGCAGCCCTGCCACCCCACCAGGGCTCGCAAGCTCCTCGCCACGGGCCGGGCAGTGGTGCATCGGCACACCCCGTTCGTGATCCGGCTCAGGGACCGCACGATCGAGGACTCCGAGGTGGACGGCGTCGAACTCGGGATCGACCCCGGGTCGAAGCACACCGGCATCGCCGTGTTCACCCACCAGGGCGGAGAGCGCCGGGGCCGGTACGCGATCCAGCTCGACCACCGAGGTTCCCGCATTCGTAAGAAGCTCGCCCAGCGGGCCAACTACCGCCGACGCCGCCGCACCTCGGACCTGCGCTACCGACCGCCCCGGTTCGACAACCGCACCAGGCCCCGGGGCTGGCTACCCCCATCACTCCAACACCGGGTGGACACCACGACCTCGTGGGTCGACCGGCACACCCGGTGGGCGCCCGTCGAGGCGGTGCACGTGGAGCGGGTGGCGTTCGACACCCACGTCCTCTCGGTCGCGGAACCTCTGGAGGGGGCCGAGTACCAGCAGGGAACATTGCACGGCTACGAGGTGCGCGATTACCTCCTGAGCAAGTGCGGCCGCGCCTGCCTCTACTGCGGGGCCACCAACGTTCCGCTGAACATCGACCACGTCCACCCCCGCTCCCGGGGCGGAACGGACCGGGTGTCCAACCTGGTGCTGGCGTGCGTGCCCTGCAACCAGGCCAAGAACGACCGGCCGGTCGAGGAGTTCGCCCCTGGAGCCGCCACCCGGGTTCATCAACGCGCCAAGGCTCCGCTAGCCGATGCCGCAGCGGTCAACGCCACCCGGTGGGCCCTGTGGCTCGCCCTCGACGCCCGCCTGCCCACCCGTGTCGGGACGGGCGGGCGCACCAAGTGGAACCGCACCCTCAACCAGCTGCCCAAGTCGCACACCCTGGACGCGCTGTGCGTGGGCAAGGTCGAGAAGGTCACCCAGACCGTGCGCACGGTGCTGGTAGCCGGATGCGCCGGGCGCGGAACCTATGCCCGGACCCGCCCCGACAAGCACGGCTTCCCCCGCCTGCGGCTACCCCGCACCAAGGGCTTCTTTGAATTCGCCACCGGCGACCTGGTCCGCGCCGTCGTCCCCAAAGGGAAGAAGGCCGGGGCCCACACCGGGCGGGTCGCGGTGCGCGCCTCGGGAAGCTTCAGCATCACCACTGCTCATGGCATCGTCCAGGGCATCAACCACAGGCACCTACGCCTGCTCCAACGCGCCGACGGCTACGCCTACACGATCCGAGAGGAGGAAGGCGTTTCCTCCCGGCCCTGA
- a CDS encoding tetratricopeptide repeat protein — MSFWRAFVRGTRLAGPSAQRSAGTARAASGERARERDERADTAAPEEQVADTSAAVAPVRVPAPKRLPAPSATHAMAEPADGTTRVVSRSAEPHVPTAGMRAASLERTLRSLVERLGTEHPDTITARNNLATKYAQMGRRQSAVQQFELALAEAVSVYGDEHPRTEIIRENLAWAYEDAGRPAEAASQWEVLLGERESQFGAADADTVEARIRLAVCLRRSGRPEAAVEHYEQAIRDVSSTERREELRLGLSAALTMTGGAAAAIDQLRLVLTARRRRLGKGHLDTLSVHHRLGRAHTQAGRPDEAVDVLREAYRVALNSSGDPEVRRLTMRLRRDLAGAYNAAGRHREANALL, encoded by the coding sequence CTGTCGTTCTGGCGTGCCTTCGTACGTGGCACCCGTCTGGCGGGTCCGTCCGCCCAGCGGTCTGCCGGCACCGCTCGTGCCGCCTCCGGCGAGCGCGCCCGTGAGCGGGACGAACGCGCCGACACCGCCGCCCCCGAGGAACAGGTGGCGGACACCTCCGCCGCCGTCGCCCCGGTCCGGGTCCCCGCTCCCAAGCGCCTGCCCGCGCCGAGCGCGACGCACGCGATGGCCGAGCCCGCGGACGGGACGACGCGTGTCGTCTCCCGCTCGGCGGAGCCGCACGTGCCCACGGCGGGGATGCGCGCCGCGTCCCTGGAGCGGACCCTGCGCTCGCTGGTGGAGCGACTGGGGACGGAGCACCCGGACACCATCACCGCGCGCAACAACCTCGCGACCAAGTACGCGCAGATGGGGCGCCGCCAGTCGGCGGTGCAGCAGTTCGAGCTGGCCCTGGCCGAGGCCGTCTCGGTCTACGGCGACGAGCACCCCCGCACGGAGATCATCCGCGAGAACCTCGCCTGGGCCTACGAGGACGCCGGTCGTCCCGCGGAGGCGGCGAGCCAGTGGGAGGTCCTGCTGGGCGAGCGGGAGAGCCAGTTCGGCGCGGCCGACGCCGACACCGTGGAGGCGCGCATCCGCCTGGCGGTGTGCCTGCGGCGCAGCGGGCGCCCCGAGGCGGCCGTGGAGCACTACGAGCAGGCGATCCGGGACGTGTCCTCGACCGAGCGCCGCGAGGAGCTGCGCCTGGGCCTGAGCGCCGCGCTGACCATGACGGGCGGCGCCGCGGCCGCCATCGACCAGCTCCGCCTGGTCCTGACCGCGCGGCGGCGCCGGCTGGGCAAGGGCCACCTTGACACCCTGTCGGTGCACCACCGGCTGGGGCGGGCCCACACGCAGGCGGGCCGGCCCGACGAGGCGGTGGACGTGCTGCGCGAGGCCTACCGGGTGGCTCTGAACTCCTCGGGCGACCCGGAGGTGCGGCGGCTGACCATGCGGCTGCGCCGGGACCTGGCGGGCGCCTACAACGCGGCGGGCCGCCACCGGGAGGCCAACGCCCTGCTGTGA